The proteins below come from a single Edaphobacter acidisoli genomic window:
- a CDS encoding PLP-dependent cysteine synthase family protein gives MTRVAESIIDLVGETPMVRLKRLEPEGGAEIWAKLEYLNPGGSIKDRAALGIVLDAERRGVLRPGSTIVEATAGNTGVGLALIGVNRGYNVMLYVPENFAEEKCKLMRGLGATVVRTPEAEGMAGAIRRALQFESGTPGAFAALQFENPANPDFHEQTTAVEIWEQMQGRVDAWISGVGSAGTFTGVARFLKKKRADILTIAVEPQGSVLNGGEPGKHRVEGIGVSFIPATFDRSVCDRVMMVKDDPAFAMVKRLATEAGVFGGSSAGAMVCAAIDVARELGAGKRVVTVIPDSAERYLSKGLLE, from the coding sequence ATGACGCGGGTGGCGGAGTCGATCATTGATCTGGTGGGCGAGACGCCGATGGTGCGGCTGAAGCGGCTGGAGCCGGAGGGCGGCGCGGAGATATGGGCGAAGCTTGAATATCTGAATCCGGGTGGGAGCATCAAAGACCGCGCGGCGCTGGGGATTGTGCTGGATGCGGAGCGGCGCGGAGTGCTGCGGCCTGGCTCGACGATTGTCGAAGCCACGGCAGGCAATACGGGCGTGGGGCTTGCTCTGATCGGTGTCAATCGCGGCTATAACGTGATGCTGTATGTGCCGGAGAACTTCGCGGAAGAGAAGTGCAAGCTGATGCGCGGGCTGGGCGCGACCGTTGTGCGCACGCCGGAAGCTGAAGGCATGGCCGGCGCTATCAGGCGCGCGTTGCAGTTCGAGAGCGGGACGCCAGGAGCGTTTGCGGCTTTGCAGTTTGAGAATCCTGCGAATCCGGATTTTCATGAGCAGACGACAGCCGTCGAGATCTGGGAGCAGATGCAGGGGCGCGTGGATGCATGGATCTCGGGAGTGGGTTCGGCGGGGACGTTTACTGGAGTCGCACGATTCTTGAAGAAAAAGCGCGCGGATATTTTGACGATTGCAGTCGAGCCGCAGGGTAGCGTGTTGAATGGAGGCGAGCCGGGAAAGCATCGCGTGGAAGGGATTGGCGTCTCGTTTATTCCGGCGACGTTCGACCGCAGCGTGTGTGACCGCGTGATGATGGTGAAGGACGATCCGGCGTTCGCGATGGTGAAGCGCCTGGCTACCGAGGCGGGCGTCTTTGGCGGATCGAGTGCCGGTGCGATGGTGTGCGCAGCGATCGACGTGGCGCGGGAGCTGGGCGCGGGCAAGCGTGTCGTGACGGTGATTCCGGACTCGGCGGAGCGGTATCTGTCGAAGGGGCTGCTGGAGTAG
- a CDS encoding GerMN domain-containing protein has protein sequence MIPRYQRILFWSLVAAILLVAAFLYRGHRQAQQRLAAGIDNEPIAAPVTTSTRDITLYLANDADATVTAKVVSIALPDDPTSRARVLLNHLLNTYAQPGSAHPLPGGQDVDDVFLVPNTPSTDVHTTDKSEMAIVNLTSTFCDKHPSGIQVEDLTIRSIVQTLHAAFPRVTEVRFLVDGQPRETLAGHADLTRTYSTSDTSTSNQQPANN, from the coding sequence ATGATCCCCCGCTACCAGCGCATCCTCTTCTGGAGCCTCGTCGCCGCCATCCTCCTCGTCGCCGCCTTCCTCTACCGCGGCCACCGCCAGGCACAGCAGCGCCTAGCCGCCGGCATCGACAACGAGCCCATCGCCGCGCCCGTCACCACCAGCACGCGAGACATCACCCTCTACCTCGCCAACGACGCCGACGCCACCGTCACCGCCAAAGTCGTCTCCATCGCTCTGCCCGACGACCCCACCTCCCGCGCACGCGTCCTGCTCAACCACCTTCTCAACACCTACGCGCAACCCGGCTCCGCGCATCCACTCCCCGGCGGCCAGGACGTCGACGACGTCTTCCTCGTCCCCAACACCCCCTCCACCGACGTCCACACCACCGACAAATCCGAGATGGCCATCGTCAACCTCACCAGCACCTTCTGCGACAAACATCCCAGCGGCATCCAGGTCGAAGACCTCACCATCCGCTCCATCGTTCAAACCCTCCACGCCGCATTCCCGCGCGTCACCGAAGTCCGTTTCCTCGTCGACGGCCAACCCCGCGAAACCCTCGCCGGCCACGCCGACCTCACCCGCACCTACTCCACCTCCGACACATCCACCAGCAACCAACAACCAGCCAACAACTGA
- the murI gene encoding glutamate racemase yields the protein MPADKLTDKLTDTLTIGVFDSGFGGLTVLRELLPLIPGARYIYLGDTARLPYGSKSHETIARYAVSSARYLHEQGADLLVIACNTATALAFDDIRHAMPIPVIGVIQPGAEAALAASQGQVLVLATQATIQSHAYAHALHSLGLKATEKACPLLVPLVEEGWTNHPVTDEVIKIYLTEALTEAPEARTLLLGCTHYPLIEPAIARVLSSLGHPLTIIDSAQATARTTAQAIATHFPNRKPQETSPTCTFYATDSIEKFQRLGSNFLGQPLSKVHLLDLGG from the coding sequence ATGCCCGCAGACAAGCTGACAGACAAGCTCACAGACACACTCACCATCGGCGTCTTCGACTCCGGCTTCGGCGGACTCACCGTCCTGCGCGAGCTGCTCCCGCTCATCCCCGGCGCACGCTACATCTACCTCGGCGACACCGCGCGCCTGCCCTACGGCTCCAAGTCGCACGAGACCATCGCCCGCTACGCCGTCTCCAGCGCCCGCTACCTGCACGAGCAAGGCGCGGACCTGCTTGTCATCGCATGCAACACCGCCACCGCGCTCGCCTTCGACGACATCCGCCACGCAATGCCCATTCCGGTCATCGGCGTCATCCAACCCGGAGCCGAAGCCGCCCTCGCCGCCTCTCAGGGCCAAGTCCTCGTCCTCGCCACCCAGGCCACCATCCAGTCCCACGCCTACGCGCACGCCCTCCACTCACTCGGTCTCAAAGCCACCGAAAAAGCCTGCCCCCTGCTCGTGCCGCTGGTTGAAGAAGGCTGGACGAACCACCCCGTCACTGACGAAGTCATCAAAATCTACCTCACCGAAGCCCTCACCGAAGCGCCCGAAGCCAGAACGCTCCTGCTCGGCTGTACCCACTACCCACTGATCGAACCAGCCATCGCCCGCGTCCTCAGCTCGCTCGGCCACCCGCTCACCATCATCGACTCAGCCCAGGCCACCGCCCGCACCACAGCACAAGCCATAGCCACCCACTTCCCCAACCGGAAGCCGCAAGAGACCAGCCCCACCTGCACCTTCTACGCCACCGACTCCATCGAAAAATTCCAGCGCCTCGGCTCCAACTTCCTCGGCCAG
- a CDS encoding acyl-CoA dehydrogenase, with translation MFGLTQEQEQLRREVREFAEREVKPHVAEWDEKSQFPHEVVKKLGAMGLMGVIFPESLGGAGMGYVEYVLAVEELSRVDGSIGIIVASHNSLCTNHIMLAGNDEQRKRWVTKLASGEWLGAWGLTEPGSGSDAGGLRTTATKRGDGWVLNGSKTFITNGSYANCVLVLAATDKEKGTHGGISAFVVERGTKGFRSGKKENKLGLRASDTAELIFEDCEIPTENLVGKEGDGFKDAMRVLDGGRISIAALSLGMARGALDAAVEYAQQRKQFGKPISEFQAIQFKFADMATELDAAWLLTMRAAQMKDAGMRVTRESAMAKLYASEAACRICDAGVQIHGGYGFIKDYPAEKFYRDVRLCPIGEGTSEIQRMVIAREILGKMPSRG, from the coding sequence ATGTTCGGGTTGACTCAGGAACAGGAGCAGTTGCGCAGAGAGGTCCGCGAATTTGCCGAGCGCGAGGTGAAGCCGCACGTCGCGGAGTGGGACGAGAAGAGCCAGTTTCCGCATGAGGTGGTGAAGAAGCTGGGCGCGATGGGGCTGATGGGTGTGATCTTTCCCGAGTCGCTGGGCGGCGCGGGGATGGGCTATGTGGAGTACGTGCTGGCCGTGGAAGAGCTCTCGCGCGTAGATGGCAGCATCGGGATTATTGTGGCTTCGCACAACTCGCTTTGTACGAACCACATTATGCTGGCGGGCAACGATGAACAACGTAAGCGTTGGGTGACGAAGCTGGCGAGCGGCGAGTGGCTGGGCGCGTGGGGACTGACTGAGCCGGGGTCGGGCTCGGATGCAGGTGGGCTTCGCACGACGGCTACGAAGCGCGGCGATGGCTGGGTGCTGAATGGGTCGAAGACGTTCATCACGAATGGGAGCTATGCGAACTGCGTGCTGGTGCTGGCCGCAACTGACAAAGAGAAGGGAACGCATGGAGGCATTTCGGCGTTTGTGGTGGAGCGAGGGACGAAGGGGTTTCGCTCGGGCAAGAAGGAGAACAAACTCGGGCTGCGTGCGAGCGATACCGCTGAGTTGATCTTCGAGGACTGCGAGATTCCCACAGAGAACCTTGTCGGCAAAGAGGGCGATGGCTTCAAGGACGCAATGCGCGTGCTGGATGGCGGGAGAATTTCGATTGCGGCGTTGAGCCTGGGGATGGCGCGCGGTGCGCTCGATGCTGCGGTGGAATATGCGCAGCAGCGGAAGCAGTTTGGCAAACCGATCAGCGAGTTTCAGGCAATTCAGTTCAAGTTTGCCGATATGGCGACAGAGTTGGATGCGGCCTGGCTGCTGACGATGCGCGCGGCTCAGATGAAGGATGCGGGGATGCGCGTGACGCGCGAGTCGGCGATGGCGAAGCTGTATGCGAGCGAGGCCGCGTGCAGAATCTGCGACGCTGGCGTGCAGATTCACGGAGGGTATGGGTTCATCAAGGACTATCCGGCGGAGAAGTTTTACCGCGACGTGAGGCTGTGCCCGATCGGCGAAGGCACGAGTGAGATTCAGCGCATGGTGATTGCGCGCGAGATTCTGGGGAAGATGCCTTCGCGCGGCTGA
- a CDS encoding amidohydrolase family protein: MDRRRFLASSLALSMPTQQVRAESQQLLIDSHVHVWKRDPAFPFAPGAHPQPDNATVETLLGLMHSNHVARTVLIQVIHYKWDNSYLASVLKRYPRTFKGVCRVNPEDPAAPDQLSRLTEVQGFHGVRLSPSATPEGDWIRGPLMPPLWRRCAQLKVPMTILAPVTRMTDLIPLIEQNPDLTVVIDHMADCPLGQPEQLDLLLALARYPKVFVKISHMWSLSKQPYPYADSAEQVKHLYRTFGANRLMWGTDWPICLKDLSYAQAVSLFRDHLGFLPPEDHEQILYKTVQRVWPFNL, translated from the coding sequence GTGGACCGCCGCCGCTTTCTCGCCAGCTCACTCGCGCTGTCCATGCCAACGCAACAAGTGCGCGCGGAATCTCAACAGCTACTCATCGACTCACACGTGCACGTCTGGAAGCGCGACCCAGCCTTCCCTTTCGCACCTGGAGCGCATCCGCAGCCCGACAACGCAACCGTGGAGACACTCCTCGGCCTGATGCACAGCAATCACGTCGCGCGCACCGTGCTCATCCAGGTCATCCATTACAAGTGGGATAACAGCTATCTTGCCAGCGTGCTCAAACGCTATCCACGCACGTTCAAAGGTGTCTGCCGCGTCAACCCCGAAGACCCCGCGGCCCCCGATCAACTCAGCCGCCTCACCGAAGTGCAAGGCTTCCACGGTGTCCGCCTCAGTCCATCCGCTACGCCAGAAGGCGACTGGATTCGAGGCCCGCTGATGCCGCCGCTCTGGCGCCGCTGCGCCCAACTCAAAGTCCCCATGACGATCCTCGCGCCAGTCACGCGCATGACCGACCTCATCCCACTCATCGAGCAGAACCCCGACCTCACCGTCGTCATCGACCACATGGCCGACTGCCCGCTCGGTCAGCCGGAACAACTCGATCTGTTACTCGCCCTGGCACGCTATCCGAAGGTCTTCGTCAAAATCTCGCACATGTGGTCGCTCTCGAAGCAGCCCTATCCTTACGCAGATTCCGCCGAGCAGGTCAAACATCTCTACCGCACCTTCGGCGCCAATCGCCTGATGTGGGGAACCGACTGGCCTATCTGCCTGAAGGACCTCTCCTACGCACAGGCCGTCTCGCTCTTCCGCGATCATCTCGGCTTTCTGCCGCCTGAAGATCACGAACAGATTCTCTATAAAACAGTCCAGCGCGTCTGGCCCTTTAATCTCTAA
- a CDS encoding DUF1015 domain-containing protein, which yields MARIYPFRAFRYDPARVNMEDVVTQPYDKITPAMQQRYYEESPYNLIRVILGKHEPGDNEQSNCYTRAAETLTSWRKEGILKEESEPALYGYSQTYTVPHSSEVRERRGFIALGHLYDYADKVIYRHEQTFPKHKSDRMSLFKATRTYCEQIYMLYSDPAFTAEKLIFGSDGKSADSGSPADLAITDEYNVVHRVWKLTDPRLINLIITAMADKKLIIADGHHRYETSVAYAKERSAQLKLSLNQPWEPIKEDGEISPSHLPVPAFPEAAMMMTFVNMEAPGITILPTHRVVHGLENFSVADFTQRAGEFFDIKKIDTPDVSILSGINGTAFIAVTRDSQTKEVANYLFTAKPEAVAKALSGIPARQAQLDVVQLHSLVLDHILGLSPETITKLGNVRYLREASESIGEVRSGEADVAFLIKPITLDQLRDVSFANEVMPQKSTDFYPKLLSGLAIYALD from the coding sequence ATGGCACGCATCTACCCCTTCCGCGCCTTTCGTTACGACCCCGCCCGCGTCAACATGGAAGACGTCGTCACCCAGCCCTACGACAAGATCACCCCAGCCATGCAGCAGCGCTACTACGAGGAGAGCCCCTACAACCTCATCCGCGTCATCCTCGGCAAGCACGAACCTGGCGACAACGAGCAGTCCAACTGCTACACCCGCGCGGCCGAAACCCTCACCTCCTGGCGCAAAGAAGGCATCCTCAAAGAAGAGTCCGAGCCTGCCCTCTACGGTTACTCGCAGACCTACACCGTTCCTCACTCCAGCGAAGTGCGCGAGCGCCGCGGCTTCATCGCTCTCGGCCACCTTTACGACTACGCCGACAAGGTCATCTACCGCCACGAGCAGACCTTCCCCAAGCACAAGTCCGACCGCATGAGCCTCTTCAAGGCCACCCGCACCTACTGCGAGCAGATTTACATGCTCTACTCGGACCCGGCCTTCACCGCCGAAAAGCTCATCTTTGGCTCTGACGGCAAAAGCGCCGACTCCGGCTCACCTGCCGACCTCGCCATCACCGACGAGTACAACGTCGTCCATCGCGTCTGGAAACTCACCGACCCGCGGTTGATTAACCTCATCATCACCGCCATGGCCGACAAGAAGCTCATCATCGCCGACGGCCACCACCGCTACGAGACCTCCGTCGCCTACGCCAAGGAGCGCAGCGCACAGCTCAAGCTCTCGCTCAACCAGCCCTGGGAGCCCATCAAGGAAGACGGCGAGATCAGCCCAAGCCACCTGCCCGTCCCAGCCTTCCCCGAAGCGGCCATGATGATGACCTTCGTCAACATGGAAGCCCCCGGCATCACCATCCTGCCCACGCACCGCGTCGTCCACGGCCTCGAAAACTTCTCGGTCGCCGACTTCACCCAGCGCGCCGGCGAGTTCTTCGATATCAAAAAAATCGATACCCCCGACGTCTCCATCCTTAGCGGCATCAACGGCACGGCCTTCATCGCCGTCACGCGCGACAGCCAGACGAAGGAAGTCGCTAATTACCTCTTCACCGCAAAACCAGAAGCCGTTGCCAAAGCGCTCAGCGGAATCCCCGCGCGCCAGGCGCAGCTCGACGTCGTGCAGCTCCACTCGCTCGTGCTCGACCACATCCTCGGCCTCAGCCCGGAGACGATCACCAAACTCGGCAACGTCCGCTACCTGCGCGAAGCCTCCGAGTCCATCGGCGAAGTCCGCAGCGGAGAAGCCGACGTGGCCTTCCTCATCAAACCCATCACGCTCGACCAGCTCAGGGACGTCTCATTCGCCAACGAAGTCATGCCGCAGAAGTCCACCGACTTCTACCCGAAGCTCCTCAGCGGCCTGGCCATCTACGCCCTCGACTAA
- a CDS encoding trans-sulfuration enzyme family protein, giving the protein MAEAMKRGFATRAIHDGQEPEKLTGAVNVPIFLTSTYQQEEIGKNKGHEYARLTNPTRDALEESLCSLEGGTSAHVFGSGMAAITALCTMMKSGDHVVCSDNVYGGTARVFDKVLANYGLTFTYVDSSVTENVAAAIRPETRLVHIETPTNPMMAITDIAAVARICHERGVELSVDNTFLSPYLQQPIAMGADIVMHSTTKFLNGHSDGLGGVLICTKPEQAERFRFVQKCTGGILSPFESYLLLRGVKTLAVRMKQHDANGRVVARFLEGHPKVKAVFYPGLESHPQHGLAVRQQRGFGSMLSIELGSLENANRFAKSLRLGFLAESLGGVETLVCHPATMTHAAIGPEGRARLGITDGLMRISVGIEDVEDIVADLEQALDQV; this is encoded by the coding sequence ATGGCGGAGGCAATGAAGCGCGGGTTTGCGACGCGGGCGATTCACGATGGGCAGGAGCCGGAGAAGCTGACCGGCGCCGTAAACGTTCCGATCTTTTTGACTTCGACGTATCAGCAGGAAGAGATTGGAAAGAATAAAGGTCATGAGTATGCGCGGCTGACGAACCCTACGCGCGACGCGCTGGAAGAAAGCCTGTGCTCGCTTGAAGGCGGGACGAGCGCGCATGTGTTCGGCTCCGGCATGGCTGCGATTACCGCGCTGTGCACGATGATGAAGTCGGGCGATCACGTGGTCTGCTCGGACAATGTGTACGGCGGCACGGCGCGCGTCTTCGACAAGGTGCTGGCCAACTATGGGTTGACGTTTACCTATGTCGATTCGAGTGTGACAGAAAATGTCGCCGCGGCGATTCGTCCGGAGACGCGGCTGGTCCACATCGAGACGCCGACCAATCCGATGATGGCGATCACCGATATTGCTGCCGTGGCGAGGATTTGCCACGAGCGCGGTGTGGAGCTGAGTGTCGATAACACTTTCTTATCACCCTATTTGCAGCAGCCTATCGCCATGGGCGCGGACATCGTGATGCACTCGACGACGAAGTTCCTGAACGGCCATTCGGATGGGCTTGGTGGCGTGCTGATTTGCACGAAGCCGGAGCAGGCGGAGCGGTTTCGTTTTGTGCAGAAGTGCACAGGCGGGATTCTGTCGCCGTTTGAGAGCTATCTGCTGCTGCGCGGCGTGAAGACGCTGGCCGTGCGGATGAAGCAGCACGATGCGAACGGGCGCGTGGTGGCGCGGTTTCTGGAAGGGCATCCGAAGGTGAAGGCGGTGTTCTATCCGGGGCTTGAGTCGCATCCGCAGCATGGGCTGGCGGTGCGGCAACAGCGCGGGTTTGGGTCGATGCTCTCGATTGAGCTGGGGTCGCTCGAAAACGCGAACCGCTTTGCGAAGTCGCTGCGGCTGGGCTTTCTCGCAGAATCGTTGGGCGGCGTGGAGACGCTGGTGTGTCATCCGGCGACGATGACCCACGCGGCCATTGGCCCCGAAGGTCGCGCGCGGTTGGGGATTACCGATGGGCTGATGCGCATCTCTGTGGGGATCGAGGACGTTGAGGACATTGTCGCTGACCTGGAGCAGGCGCTGGATCAGGTGTAG
- a CDS encoding VWA domain-containing protein translates to MGFSERRQSLRQRLGWLLAVAMVFAAFAGGICRAQENPLDEVHTPAPPPPPKSAVDTRPVVEGADNAARFATSRRDARIRVDVNLVLVPATVTDPLNRLVTGLDKDNFQIFDNNVGQVIKNFSTQDAPVSIGIVFDLSGSMTSKFARARKALDAFLRTSNPQDEFFVVGFNDRPAVIVDYTSDVDDIDARMVMLKPENRTALIDAVYLGVDKLRQAKYDRKALLIISDGGDNRSRYTEGELRRAVRESDVQIYSIGIFDQYAPTPEEQMGPVLLSDICDMTGGRMFRVMDIGDLADIATRISAELRNEYVLGYTPSDMKKDGNWRKLKIRLVPPPGLPPLTVHNRQGYYAPTE, encoded by the coding sequence ATGGGGTTCTCGGAACGTCGGCAGAGTTTGAGACAGCGGCTGGGATGGCTGCTGGCTGTGGCGATGGTGTTTGCTGCATTTGCTGGTGGAATTTGCCGGGCACAGGAGAATCCGCTGGACGAGGTGCATACGCCGGCGCCTCCGCCTCCGCCGAAGTCGGCTGTGGATACGAGGCCAGTGGTTGAAGGCGCAGACAATGCTGCGCGTTTCGCTACCTCGCGGAGAGATGCGAGGATTCGGGTGGATGTGAACCTGGTGCTGGTTCCGGCGACTGTGACGGACCCGCTGAACCGGCTGGTGACAGGGCTGGATAAGGACAACTTTCAGATATTCGACAACAATGTTGGGCAGGTGATAAAGAACTTCTCGACGCAGGATGCGCCGGTGTCGATTGGGATTGTCTTCGATCTGAGCGGCAGCATGACGTCGAAGTTCGCGCGGGCGCGCAAGGCGCTGGATGCGTTTTTGCGCACGTCGAATCCGCAGGACGAGTTTTTTGTGGTGGGATTTAATGATCGTCCGGCGGTGATTGTCGACTACACATCGGACGTGGACGACATTGATGCGCGCATGGTGATGTTGAAGCCGGAGAACCGCACTGCTCTGATTGATGCGGTGTACCTGGGCGTAGACAAGCTGAGGCAGGCGAAGTATGACCGCAAGGCGCTGCTGATTATCTCCGACGGTGGCGACAACCGCAGCCGCTATACCGAGGGCGAACTGCGCCGGGCGGTACGCGAGAGTGACGTGCAGATTTATTCGATTGGCATCTTCGACCAGTATGCGCCGACGCCTGAGGAGCAGATGGGGCCGGTGCTGCTTTCCGATATTTGCGACATGACGGGCGGGCGCATGTTTCGCGTGATGGATATCGGCGACCTGGCCGATATTGCTACGCGCATCAGCGCGGAGCTGCGCAATGAGTACGTGCTCGGGTACACGCCGTCGGACATGAAGAAGGACGGGAACTGGCGTAAATTGAAGATACGACTCGTGCCGCCGCCGGGACTTCCTCCGCTGACGGTACACAATCGCCAGGGGTACTATGCACCGACGGAGTAG
- a CDS encoding tetratricopeptide repeat protein, translating to MRLGGWRVGVCVALGIVAFAGCWSTSAFSQNDDPEVKAMEQGKAAFKAGQYGAAIDSLKKALAIDPDYTIAELYLGASYAMQVIPDAKTPENQANAENAIAALKRIPEDDGSYHNAQKLLALVYRDTGRLDDARTAELAALKIAEDAETHYAIGVLDWREATEFARAALEAEGMRDDGAGNAQMSAIACAKIKEHNSPLVEDAITQLTRAIEMNSKYSDAMGYLNLVYRRRADFDCDDAAARAQDMELANRWEKQAELAKTAAAQPAGGAAK from the coding sequence ATGCGTCTGGGCGGGTGGCGAGTTGGTGTGTGTGTGGCTCTGGGCATCGTCGCGTTTGCAGGATGCTGGAGTACGTCGGCGTTTTCGCAGAATGATGATCCTGAAGTGAAGGCGATGGAGCAGGGGAAGGCCGCGTTCAAGGCGGGGCAGTATGGCGCTGCGATCGACAGCCTGAAGAAGGCGCTGGCGATTGACCCTGATTACACGATTGCGGAGCTTTACCTGGGCGCTAGCTATGCGATGCAGGTGATTCCGGATGCGAAGACTCCGGAGAACCAGGCGAATGCGGAGAATGCTATTGCCGCGCTCAAGCGGATTCCAGAGGATGATGGCAGCTATCACAATGCGCAGAAGCTGCTGGCGCTGGTGTATCGCGATACGGGGCGGCTGGACGATGCGCGCACGGCGGAGCTTGCGGCGCTGAAGATTGCTGAAGATGCCGAGACGCATTATGCGATTGGGGTGCTCGACTGGCGCGAGGCGACGGAGTTTGCGCGCGCGGCGCTAGAGGCGGAGGGCATGCGCGACGACGGCGCGGGCAATGCGCAGATGAGTGCGATTGCGTGCGCGAAGATCAAGGAGCACAACTCGCCGCTGGTGGAGGATGCCATTACGCAACTGACGCGCGCGATTGAGATGAACTCGAAGTACTCGGATGCGATGGGGTATCTGAATCTGGTTTATCGGCGGCGTGCGGACTTTGATTGCGATGATGCGGCTGCGCGAGCGCAGGATATGGAGCTGGCGAATCGGTGGGAGAAGCAGGCGGAGTTGGCGAAGACTGCTGCGGCCCAGCCAGCGGGCGGGGCTGCGAAGTAA
- a CDS encoding VWA domain-containing protein: MFAAGIAFLLVGTASGWAQQPSLTVDRDPVASPDQDVPAPSAAGAAAPATSAGEIEKEHGQYTLHEDAYEVRLNATVLDGSGKSIQTLDKDAFHVYEDGVPQTILSFRHEDLPVSIGLLIDSSGSMYDKRPAVDKASLDFVKVSNPQDEEFLVDFSWQPYIDQDFTNDINKLKDGLSYVKSSGGTALYDALVASADYLAKNAKHPKQVLLVVTDGEDNASSATLEQTIRRIQDLDGPTIYCVGLLFGQDIDKREARHARSVLEALSEQTGGVAYFPKSVDDVDAIAAEVANDIRTQYTIAYHSTKSPTLGGYREVHVEAHEKGYGKLSVRTRTGYYPRVQAGAAAGGSGS; encoded by the coding sequence GTGTTCGCGGCCGGGATAGCTTTTTTGCTGGTGGGGACTGCGAGCGGATGGGCGCAGCAGCCGTCGTTAACCGTGGACCGCGATCCGGTGGCCTCGCCGGACCAGGATGTGCCCGCGCCGAGCGCCGCTGGCGCCGCCGCTCCAGCTACATCGGCAGGCGAGATAGAGAAAGAGCACGGGCAGTATACGTTGCACGAAGACGCCTACGAGGTGCGGCTGAATGCTACGGTGCTCGATGGTAGCGGCAAGTCGATCCAGACGCTCGATAAGGACGCATTTCATGTCTATGAAGACGGCGTGCCGCAGACGATCCTCTCGTTCCGGCACGAGGACCTGCCGGTGTCGATTGGGTTGCTGATCGACAGCTCGGGCTCGATGTATGACAAGCGTCCGGCGGTGGACAAGGCATCGCTGGATTTTGTGAAGGTGTCGAATCCGCAGGATGAGGAGTTTCTCGTGGACTTCTCGTGGCAGCCTTACATCGATCAGGATTTTACAAACGACATTAATAAGCTGAAGGACGGGCTGTCGTATGTGAAGTCGAGCGGCGGCACAGCGCTGTACGACGCGCTGGTGGCTTCTGCGGATTACCTGGCGAAGAATGCGAAGCATCCCAAGCAGGTGCTGCTGGTGGTCACCGACGGCGAAGACAATGCTTCGAGCGCGACGCTGGAGCAGACGATTCGCAGGATTCAGGACCTCGATGGGCCGACGATCTATTGCGTGGGATTGCTGTTTGGGCAGGATATCGACAAGCGCGAGGCGCGTCATGCGCGCAGTGTGCTGGAGGCACTGTCTGAGCAGACGGGCGGCGTGGCGTACTTCCCGAAGTCGGTGGACGATGTGGACGCGATTGCGGCGGAGGTGGCCAACGACATTCGTACGCAGTACACGATTGCGTACCACTCGACGAAGTCGCCGACGCTGGGTGGGTATCGTGAGGTGCATGTCGAGGCTCATGAGAAGGGCTATGGAAAGCTTTCGGTGCGGACGCGCACGGGGTATTACCCAAGGGTGCAGGCTGGCGCTGCTGCCGGAGGGTCGGGCTCCTGA
- a CDS encoding N-acetylmuramoyl-L-alanine amidase family protein — protein MLPRRRHIAALLLLVATATFAQQPRSTILLDPAHGGPDSGAHLANNVLEKDVTLAFAARLRASLTAAGLAVATTRDIDPGTVMAADLRAGIANHARPAACILIHATDSGNGVHIITSALPATNTQPRIIPWNTAQAAFIPQSLALANQAGAALTRANLPVLVEQASVRPIDNLTCPAIAIEIAPLGNPSNPDELTPVTDAAYQQRIADAVAKAVAAWRSQPAAPVIEDTGAAQ, from the coding sequence TTGCTCCCCCGTCGCCGACACATCGCCGCGCTTCTTCTGCTCGTCGCCACCGCGACCTTCGCCCAGCAGCCCCGCTCCACCATTCTGCTCGACCCCGCCCACGGCGGCCCCGACTCCGGCGCGCACCTCGCCAACAACGTCCTCGAAAAAGATGTGACCCTCGCCTTCGCCGCACGCCTCAGGGCCTCACTCACCGCAGCAGGCCTCGCAGTCGCCACCACGCGCGACATCGACCCCGGCACGGTCATGGCGGCCGATCTGCGCGCCGGCATCGCCAACCACGCCCGTCCCGCGGCCTGCATCCTCATCCACGCCACCGACTCCGGCAACGGCGTCCACATCATCACCTCCGCGCTCCCCGCCACCAACACCCAGCCGCGCATCATCCCGTGGAACACAGCGCAGGCAGCCTTCATCCCGCAAAGCCTCGCGCTGGCCAACCAGGCCGGAGCGGCCCTGACCCGCGCCAATCTCCCCGTACTCGTCGAGCAAGCCTCCGTCCGCCCCATCGACAACCTCACCTGCCCCGCCATCGCCATCGAGATCGCCCCGCTCGGCAACCCCTCCAACCCCGACGAGCTCACCCCCGTCACCGACGCCGCCTACCAGCAGCGCATCGCCGACGCCGTCGCCAAAGCCGTCGCTGCCTGGCGCTCGCAGCCCGCCGCGCCCGTCATCGAAGACACCGGAGCCGCCCAATGA